GCGCCACCGACGTGGACCGGCGCGGGGGCAGCGGAGGAGGCGCGGCCGTGGCGGCCGCCTCCGCGTCCGAGCCTTCCCCCTCTCGTAGCTCGGCAAGTGGATCCACTTCCTCTGACGACCCCATGTCTTTCCAGGTTACCGCTCGCGCCACGGCTTCTCCACCGAACACCGCTCCCGGCACGAGCCCCGTCCTCCTGATTGGTCTCCAGGCATACGACAGGGGGCCCCGAGGGCACCGGGCGCCTTGCCACCCCCTCCTACCAGTGCCAGGGTCGACTGTTCCATGGCTCAACGCTACACACTTCCCAACGGACTCACCGTCGTCTTCGAGGAACAGCACGCCGCCCGGGTGGCCGCCTTCCAGGTGTGGGTCAAGGCGGGCAGCGCCGACGAGCGCCCCGACCAGGCCGGGCTCGCCCACCTGCACGAGCATATGCTCTTCAAGGGCACGGCCCGGCGCGCCCCCGGGGAGATCGCCCGCGACGTGGAGGCCCATGGGGGGGAAATCAACGCCTGGACGTCCTTCGACCAGACCGTCTACCACATCGTCATCGCCAGCCAGTACGCCCGCATGGGGCTGGACATCCTCGGCGATGCCATCCGCTCCTCCGCTTTCGACGAGGGGGAGCTGGCGCGGGAAATCGAGGTGGTGTGCGAGGAGATCAAGCGCAGCCAGGACACACCGAGCCGCCGGGCCTCGAGGGATCTCTTCTCCACCGTCTACCAGGAGCACCCCTACCGCCACCCCGTCATCGGCACCGCGGAGAGCGTGCGGAGCTTCAGCCGGGACAAGGTGCTCGAGTTCTACCGGCGGCACTACACGCCCCGCAATCTCGTGCTGGTGGCCACCGGGGACTTCACCGAGGCGGAGCTGCGGGGGTGGGTGGACGAGTTCTTCGGGGGCGACTGGGGGCGGCCCCACGAGGGCGGTGTCGTGCGCCCGCGCGAGCCCCAGCTCACCCACCGCCGCGTCCTCTTGCGCCCGGACGAGGTGAAGGAAGCCTACCTCAACCTCGCCTTCCCCATCCCCCAGGGCAACCACCCGGACGTGCCCGCGCTGGACGCGCTCGCCATGATCGTCGGCCAGGGCGAGGCCTCCCGGCTGGTGCTGGAGGTCAAGCGCAAGCGCGGCCTCGTCAACGACATCCACACGTACGCGTACACGCCGAGGGATCCGGGCCTCTTCGCCGCGAGCCTCACCCTCCCCCCGGGCAAGCTGCCCCAGGCGTTCGAGGAGACGGTGCGAGGGCTCGCCGCGCTGCGCACGGGGCTCGTGCCCGAGGAGGAGCTCGCCACGGTGAAGGCCCTCATCGAGTCCGAGGCCATCTACCAGCGCGAGACGGTGCAGGGGCTGGCACGCAAGCTCGGCCACTACCAGTCCTCCATGGGGGAGCTGGAGGCGGAGGCGCGCTACTACGAGGCCATCGCGCGGCTGACCCCCGAGCAGCTGCGCGAGGTGGCCGGGCGCTACCTGCGCTTCGAGCACGCCATCGTCACCGGACTGCTGCCCCCCGGCACCGCCTTCAGCGCGGAGCAGGTCGAGGAGATCCTGGACCGGGTGCCCCGCGAGCCCTCCGCGCCGCTGCCCGAGCGCCGCGCGCCCAAGACGCTTCCCGCGGCCGGGCACGCGCCACGCGCGGAGGACAGGAGCCCGCGCGCCACCCCGGGCCGGGTGGTGGAGGAGCGGCTGCCCTCGGGCGCGCGCATCCTCGTGCGGGAGGAGCGGAACGTGCCCGTCTTCGCCATGCGCGCCGTGTTCCCCGGCGGCCTGCGCTACGAGACGGCGGAGACCAACGGCCTCACCACGCTGCTGGGCCGCTGCCTCACCCGGGGCACGCCCACGCACGACGCGGAGGAGATCTCCCACCTCGTGGATTCCTTCACCGGCGCGCTGTCCGGCATGGGCGGGCGCAACACGGTGGGCCTGCGCGGCGAGTTCCTCTCGCGCCACTTCCAACCCGCCTTCCGCCTCTTCGCCGACAGCCTGCTCCACCCCCTCTTCCCCGAGGCCGAGGTGGCGCGCGAGCGCGCGCTGCTCGTGCAGGACATCGTCACGCGCGAGGACAAGCCCAGCGGCGTGGCGTTCGATCTCTTCAACCGCACCCTCTTCCAGGCGCACCCGTACCGGCTGCCGACCCTGGGCGAACAGGCGTCGGTGGAGCGGCTGGGGCCCGAAGCACTGCGCGCCTACCACGCCGCGCACATGGACCCGTCCCAGCTCACCCTGTGCGTGGTGGGGGACGTGAGGGCGGACGAGGTGTTCGCGCTCGCGCACGAGGCCTTTGGCGCGTCGCGTGGCCAGGCGCGGCCCCCGCCCGAGGTGCGGCCCGAGCCCCCGCCCGAGAGCGCCCGGACGGTGAAGCGGGAGCTGGCGCGCGCGCAGGCGCACCTCGTGCTGGGCTTCCAGGGCGTGCGGCTGGATGACTCCCGGCGGTATGTGCTGGAGGTGCTCTCCACGGTGCTCAGTGGCCAGGGCGGGCGGCTCTTCGTGGAGCTGCGCGACAAGCGCTCCATGGCCTACAGCATCAGCAGCTTCTCCGTGGAGGGCGTGGATCCGGGCTACTTCGCCGTCTACATGGGCACGAGCCCCGAGAAGGTGGAGGCGGCGCTCGCGGGCATCCGCGAACAGCTCTCGCGCGTGCGCGACGAGCCCATCCCCGAGGCCGAGCTGTCCCGGGCCCGGCAGCACCTCATCGGCACGCATGAGATTGGCCTGCAGCGCAACGGCTCGCGCGCCGCGCTCATCGCACTCGATGCCTGCTACGGCCTGGGGCGGGAGAACTTCCTGCACTACTCCGAGCGCGTGGCGGCGGTGACGGCCGCGGACGTGCGCGCGGTGGCCCGCGAGCTCATCGACCTGGAGCGCTGCGCGCTCGCCATTGTCGGGCCCTGAGCTCCGGGCCCTGAAAAACAAAACCCCTCTCCCCGCGGTGGGGGAGAGGGGAAGCGCGAGTCCCGGGCCTCGGCGCGAGGCCCGGTCCAGCGAGGGGACTACGGCGTCGTCTGCGCCGTCTCCTCGTTGTTGCAGGCGCTGGGGTCCTCGTGACGGCACTCGTGGAGGTTGCGAGGCACCTCCATCCACGAGATGTCGGGCGTCGCGTTCTTCTTGTTGCCCAACGTCTCCGTGTTCGGCGCCGAGCCGGCGCTGGAGATGGCCACCTCGTAGCGGATGCCCTGCGTCGCCGACATGGAGATGATGGGCGAGGGGTTGCCCGGAGGCGCCGCCGTCGGCTGCTCCCGCGAGAGGATCCACCCCAGCCCCGGCACCTCGAAGCCCGAGGCGAAATCCGGCCTGCCGGTGATGGCATCCGCCTGCCACGAGTAGGACCTGTCACCCAGTCCCGCCAGCGAGCAGGCATCCTTCCCCGCCGTCGTGGACGGAGAGAAGGAGGACCAGAAGACGACACCCGCGAGCACCGTCGAGCCCGTCGCGGTCCGCTCCGCCACGGTGTTGGTGTAGCGCACGAACCAGCCCGGATCCTCGGACGACGGCCACGGCACCTTCTCCAGGTTCGCCTTGGTGATGTAGCGCTGCTTCACGCCACGCACGTCGGGCTGCGTGTAGGCGTAGTACTCCGCCGG
The Cystobacter fuscus DSM 2262 DNA segment above includes these coding regions:
- a CDS encoding M16 family metallopeptidase; its protein translation is MAQRYTLPNGLTVVFEEQHAARVAAFQVWVKAGSADERPDQAGLAHLHEHMLFKGTARRAPGEIARDVEAHGGEINAWTSFDQTVYHIVIASQYARMGLDILGDAIRSSAFDEGELAREIEVVCEEIKRSQDTPSRRASRDLFSTVYQEHPYRHPVIGTAESVRSFSRDKVLEFYRRHYTPRNLVLVATGDFTEAELRGWVDEFFGGDWGRPHEGGVVRPREPQLTHRRVLLRPDEVKEAYLNLAFPIPQGNHPDVPALDALAMIVGQGEASRLVLEVKRKRGLVNDIHTYAYTPRDPGLFAASLTLPPGKLPQAFEETVRGLAALRTGLVPEEELATVKALIESEAIYQRETVQGLARKLGHYQSSMGELEAEARYYEAIARLTPEQLREVAGRYLRFEHAIVTGLLPPGTAFSAEQVEEILDRVPREPSAPLPERRAPKTLPAAGHAPRAEDRSPRATPGRVVEERLPSGARILVREERNVPVFAMRAVFPGGLRYETAETNGLTTLLGRCLTRGTPTHDAEEISHLVDSFTGALSGMGGRNTVGLRGEFLSRHFQPAFRLFADSLLHPLFPEAEVARERALLVQDIVTREDKPSGVAFDLFNRTLFQAHPYRLPTLGEQASVERLGPEALRAYHAAHMDPSQLTLCVVGDVRADEVFALAHEAFGASRGQARPPPEVRPEPPPESARTVKRELARAQAHLVLGFQGVRLDDSRRYVLEVLSTVLSGQGGRLFVELRDKRSMAYSISSFSVEGVDPGYFAVYMGTSPEKVEAALAGIREQLSRVRDEPIPEAELSRARQHLIGTHEIGLQRNGSRAALIALDACYGLGRENFLHYSERVAAVTAADVRAVARELIDLERCALAIVGP